A single window of Vibrio sp. HB236076 DNA harbors:
- a CDS encoding 5'-nucleotidase, lipoprotein e(P4) family has product MMSRCRTLLASSALILSTFSAHSIADTPEYTGNDLNQQLVMATMWMQVSGEYRALAHQAFNLAHLQFDKVKNTYQGDKKLAVVVDVDETVLDNSAYEAWLLGQDKGYSSETWNQWMAASQAIAIPGAVDFLNYVVEQGGDVFYITNRREVGYEGTERNLKAAGFPQVDKAHLILRTDTSNKEPRRQAVVKDHHIALLMGDNLNDFSKDFHVNSLEETYQVVEDNKEKFGAEFIVLPNPTYGDWEGKVYKGNWGASAADKDAMRKEALRYWDTETK; this is encoded by the coding sequence ATGATGTCTCGTTGTCGAACTTTACTGGCGTCTAGCGCGCTGATTTTATCTACTTTTTCTGCTCACTCTATCGCTGACACCCCAGAGTATACTGGGAATGATCTCAACCAACAATTGGTGATGGCCACCATGTGGATGCAAGTGTCTGGCGAATATCGCGCTTTGGCACACCAAGCATTTAATCTGGCCCATCTGCAGTTTGATAAAGTGAAAAATACTTATCAAGGCGATAAAAAACTGGCTGTGGTTGTCGATGTTGATGAAACCGTACTGGATAACAGCGCTTATGAAGCTTGGTTATTGGGTCAAGACAAAGGTTACTCAAGCGAGACTTGGAATCAGTGGATGGCGGCCTCACAAGCGATCGCCATTCCTGGAGCTGTAGACTTTCTCAACTATGTGGTCGAGCAAGGTGGTGATGTTTTCTATATTACTAACCGCAGAGAGGTTGGTTATGAGGGCACAGAGCGCAACCTAAAAGCGGCGGGTTTCCCACAAGTGGATAAAGCGCATTTGATATTGAGAACCGACACCAGTAACAAAGAGCCACGTCGACAAGCGGTAGTGAAAGATCACCACATTGCTTTGTTAATGGGTGATAACTTGAATGATTTTTCCAAGGATTTCCACGTTAATTCTCTCGAAGAAACTTACCAAGTTGTCGAAGATAACAAAGAAAAATTTGGTGCCGAATTTATCGTTTTGCCTAACCCTACCTATGGTGATTGGGAAGGTAAAGTGTACAAAGGCAATTGGGGCGCTTCAGCGGCCGACAAAGATGCCATGCGCAAAGAAGCACTGCGTTACTGGGATACGGAAACAAAATAA
- a CDS encoding TIGR00645 family protein, translating to MERLIETLLYASRWIMAPIYLGLSLVLLALGIKFFQEVFHLLPMIFSVGEVDLILLALSLIDLSLVGGLIVMVMFSGYENFVSKIDLSEDADKLGWLGKLDTNSLKNKVSASIVAISSIHLLKVFMEVENIDGEKIKWYLLLHITFVLSAFAMGYLDKLTKHGDTHSVTDHSKDAQH from the coding sequence ATGGAACGACTAATAGAAACCTTGCTATACGCGTCGCGTTGGATTATGGCACCGATCTACCTTGGCCTAAGTTTGGTGTTGTTGGCTTTGGGGATCAAATTTTTTCAAGAAGTGTTTCACTTATTGCCGATGATTTTTAGCGTTGGTGAAGTCGATCTCATCTTACTTGCTTTATCTCTGATCGACTTATCTTTGGTGGGCGGCTTAATTGTGATGGTCATGTTTTCTGGCTATGAGAATTTCGTGTCCAAAATCGACCTTAGCGAAGATGCGGATAAATTAGGTTGGCTTGGCAAACTCGATACCAACTCATTAAAAAATAAAGTCTCCGCTTCCATTGTTGCCATTTCATCGATTCATCTACTTAAAGTGTTTATGGAAGTAGAAAACATCGATGGTGAGAAAATAAAGTGGTATCTACTGCTGCACATCACGTTTGTGTTATCGGCTTTTGCCATGGGATATCTCGATAAGCTGACCAAGCACGGTGACACGCACTCAGTGACTGACCACAGCAAAGACGCACAACACTAA
- a CDS encoding LysR family transcriptional regulator: MGLPEQLSLLLDVVQQGSFSKVAALKNIDNSQLSKQIKKLEADLGIQLLNRSTRALALTPAGEEIVEQAKLLLSTINNIQDIAHSYQDQPKGVLRITSSLLLGQLHIQPAISAFINRYPDVKIELTLEDKRTDIIAEKFDLAIRMGKMNDSNLIAKKIANTHFALVASESFIGRYGTPTSPEALMQLPAIIYANRDVTLDSVLMSDTPHGHNLKSYKMSGPIKVNDVQTLLNLVQDGVGYAVIDLFNLSAPLSKLGLRPLLPDYALSTKGKGIYAVYPHRKHTKLVQEFMQFLQDHIGTPPYWYAYIDDFDHLYR, translated from the coding sequence ATGGGCCTACCAGAGCAACTGTCTTTACTTCTCGATGTCGTTCAACAAGGCTCATTTAGCAAAGTAGCCGCATTGAAAAATATCGACAATTCGCAATTGTCGAAACAGATCAAAAAACTCGAAGCTGACTTGGGAATCCAATTGCTCAATCGCTCGACTCGCGCATTGGCGCTGACCCCAGCCGGCGAGGAAATTGTCGAACAAGCCAAACTGCTCCTGAGCACCATCAACAATATCCAGGACATTGCACACTCATACCAAGACCAGCCCAAAGGCGTGTTGCGCATCACCAGCTCATTACTCCTTGGTCAATTGCACATACAGCCGGCAATCAGTGCGTTTATCAACCGCTACCCCGATGTTAAAATTGAATTGACTCTCGAAGATAAACGCACCGACATCATCGCTGAAAAGTTCGATCTCGCCATTCGAATGGGCAAGATGAACGACTCCAACTTAATCGCCAAAAAAATTGCCAATACCCATTTTGCCCTAGTGGCCTCAGAGAGCTTTATTGGCCGTTATGGTACGCCGACCAGCCCAGAAGCTCTGATGCAATTGCCTGCGATTATTTATGCCAATCGCGACGTCACCTTAGACTCGGTGCTAATGAGTGACACACCACATGGACACAATCTAAAAAGCTATAAGATGTCAGGGCCGATTAAGGTCAATGATGTACAGACGCTACTCAACCTGGTGCAAGATGGGGTAGGCTATGCGGTTATTGACTTATTTAACCTCAGCGCCCCCTTGTCCAAATTGGGTTTGCGGCCTTTACTGCCCGACTACGCACTCTCGACCAAAGGCAAAGGCATTTACGCGGTGTACCCACATCGAAAACACACCAAACTGGTACAAGAGTTCATGCAATTTTTGCAAGACCACATTGGTACTCCGCCCTATTGGTATGCGTATATCGACGATTTTGACCATTTATACCGATGA
- a CDS encoding 2-hydroxychromene-2-carboxylate isomerase has translation MKEMDYYFTSLSPFAYLGQQKLHQLAEKYRVKIHYKPIQLGPVFGASGALPLGQRPKSRQAYRLTELKRWSEFRQQPMNIQPTYFPVDPSLADRCIIALLQQGKEVSAFAGAVMRACWSQEQNIADEDVLTQLLLEHQLDAQDVLSLAKQESTLAQYQANTEEAVAKGVLGSPSYWLQEEQFWGQDRLELLEVALQV, from the coding sequence ATGAAAGAGATGGATTATTACTTCACCAGCCTGTCACCCTTTGCTTATTTGGGCCAACAAAAATTGCATCAATTAGCCGAAAAATACAGGGTGAAGATTCACTATAAACCAATTCAGCTCGGGCCCGTTTTTGGCGCTTCGGGCGCTTTACCACTAGGCCAACGCCCCAAGTCGCGCCAAGCGTACCGGTTGACCGAGCTCAAGCGCTGGTCTGAATTTCGTCAACAGCCGATGAACATTCAACCGACATATTTCCCTGTCGATCCAAGCCTAGCCGATCGCTGTATCATCGCTTTATTACAACAAGGTAAAGAAGTCAGTGCCTTTGCTGGGGCCGTGATGCGTGCCTGCTGGTCGCAAGAGCAGAACATTGCTGATGAAGACGTGCTCACGCAACTACTGTTAGAGCATCAATTGGATGCCCAAGACGTATTGAGCCTCGCCAAACAGGAAAGCACCTTGGCGCAATATCAAGCGAATACCGAGGAAGCGGTTGCCAAAGGCGTACTAGGCTCGCCGTCATACTGGTTGCAAGAGGAGCAATTTTGGGGTCAAGACCGACTCGAGTTACTCGAAGTGGCATTACAAGTGTAA
- a CDS encoding nitroreductase family protein: MTHPIITELQKRYTTKKFDANKRISAENMDVIREALRLSASSINSQPWKFIILESDEAKQRFDRTFARMHQFNQPHATEASHIILMAHNPKFTLDDYRKVVDVEVSSGHLPAERYDAMLNGAFGFAASQTDEQGFNGHWTKAQLYIALGNLLHFLPRLDIDATPMEGVDPEMISEIFAEELDGYECHVAVAMGYHLDGEDYNYGLPKARLPQEKIITVL; encoded by the coding sequence ATGACACACCCAATCATTACTGAACTACAAAAGCGTTACACCACAAAGAAATTTGATGCCAATAAGCGTATCAGTGCTGAAAACATGGACGTCATTCGTGAAGCGTTACGCTTATCTGCCTCTTCGATTAACTCTCAACCTTGGAAATTCATCATCCTAGAAAGTGATGAAGCCAAGCAGCGTTTTGATCGCACTTTTGCTCGCATGCATCAGTTCAACCAACCGCATGCCACAGAAGCGTCGCACATCATCCTCATGGCTCACAACCCTAAGTTCACACTCGACGATTACCGTAAAGTCGTTGATGTTGAAGTGTCTTCAGGTCATTTACCCGCAGAGCGATACGATGCGATGCTCAATGGCGCTTTTGGCTTTGCGGCTTCGCAAACCGATGAGCAAGGTTTTAACGGCCATTGGACTAAAGCACAGCTTTATATTGCACTGGGTAACTTACTGCACTTCCTACCGCGTCTCGATATTGATGCCACTCCGATGGAAGGTGTCGACCCTGAGATGATCAGTGAAATTTTTGCCGAAGAGCTCGATGGTTACGAGTGTCACGTTGCCGTGGCAATGGGCTACCACCTCGACGGTGAAGATTACAACTACGGCTTGCCAAAAGCGCGACTGCCGCAAGAAAAAATCATTACCGTGCTGTAA
- a CDS encoding carboxymuconolactone decarboxylase family protein gives MTQFTIHDVESAPQQSKALLQKSLDGFGMIPNLHGVMAEAPGLLEGYQVLHGLFANSSFNAEELTVVWQSINVEHECHYCVPAHTGIAKSMKVDDAITDALRNETPLADAKLEALRTMTLAVVRQRGAVEKEQVEAFFSAGYEQRQLLEIILGCAQKVMSNYVNHIAETPVDEPFKAFAWSK, from the coding sequence ATGACTCAATTTACAATCCACGATGTAGAAAGTGCCCCGCAACAAAGCAAAGCGTTATTGCAAAAATCGCTCGATGGCTTTGGTATGATCCCAAATCTGCACGGTGTGATGGCAGAAGCTCCTGGGCTATTAGAAGGTTACCAAGTCTTGCATGGCCTATTTGCCAACAGCTCGTTTAACGCCGAAGAGCTGACTGTGGTATGGCAAAGTATTAACGTGGAGCACGAGTGCCATTACTGCGTTCCCGCCCATACTGGGATTGCCAAATCAATGAAAGTCGATGATGCGATTACCGATGCACTGCGCAATGAAACCCCGCTAGCAGATGCCAAGCTCGAGGCGCTGCGCACGATGACATTGGCCGTGGTTCGCCAGCGTGGCGCAGTGGAGAAAGAACAAGTCGAGGCCTTCTTTTCTGCGGGTTATGAGCAGCGCCAACTGCTTGAAATTATTCTAGGTTGCGCGCAAAAAGTCATGAGTAACTACGTTAACCATATTGCAGAGACCCCGGTTGATGAACCTTTCAAGGCATTTGCGTGGTCTAAGTAA
- a CDS encoding TetR/AcrR family transcriptional regulator, with the protein MIKTDPQIAIEKATELYWEKGFHATSMRALQEKIDMRPGSIYAAFGSKEGLFKRVLEHYADQSLALLATYRQQHESPLQAIKSFVHFAVIERAHTAPNEMCLLVKSISELTEENNADLLATAKQALAQIESAMADFFRAAIEAGEIDAKQDPQSLASMLQVHIIGLRTYRRLCQDKQRMLDMIDHYFAQFDL; encoded by the coding sequence ATGATCAAAACCGACCCTCAAATCGCCATCGAAAAAGCTACTGAGCTCTATTGGGAAAAAGGCTTTCACGCCACATCCATGCGCGCATTACAGGAAAAAATAGATATGCGCCCAGGCAGCATTTACGCCGCCTTTGGCAGTAAAGAAGGGCTTTTTAAACGGGTGCTTGAACACTATGCAGATCAATCGCTAGCCCTACTTGCTACGTATCGTCAGCAACATGAATCGCCGTTACAAGCGATCAAAAGTTTTGTGCATTTTGCCGTAATAGAAAGAGCACACACGGCGCCAAACGAAATGTGTTTATTGGTAAAAAGCATCTCTGAACTCACCGAAGAAAACAATGCGGATTTACTCGCCACCGCCAAACAAGCACTGGCACAAATTGAAAGTGCCATGGCTGACTTTTTTCGAGCCGCCATCGAGGCAGGGGAAATCGACGCAAAACAGGACCCGCAGTCACTAGCCAGCATGTTACAAGTGCATATCATTGGTCTTAGGACCTATCGCCGCCTGTGCCAAGACAAACAAAGAATGCTCGATATGATCGATCACTACTTTGCTCAATTTGATCTTTAA
- the yghU gene encoding glutathione-dependent disulfide-bond oxidoreductase, which yields MADHYQPPKVWTNDAKGGNKWANINSPEAGARFERELPVGEHNFQLYSLGTPNGQKVTIMFEELLALGITEAEYDAYLINIGEADQFSSGFVAVNPNSKIPALVDKSGDKPVNVFESASILVHLAEKFGQFLPTSGAARTQAFNWLFWAQGSAPFLGGGFGHFYAYADEKQEYPINRFAMEAKRQLDVLDKQLANNTYVSGEEYTIADMAIWPWYGNLVINNSYDAAEFLQVHTYTNVVRWATMIAQREAVQRGRIVNRAMGEEWEKLSERHCAADIDNVLALKP from the coding sequence ATGGCAGATCATTATCAGCCACCTAAAGTGTGGACCAATGATGCGAAAGGCGGCAACAAGTGGGCCAATATTAATAGCCCTGAAGCCGGTGCTCGATTTGAAAGAGAATTACCGGTCGGTGAGCACAACTTTCAGCTCTATTCACTGGGTACGCCCAATGGGCAAAAAGTGACGATCATGTTCGAAGAGTTACTGGCGCTGGGGATTACGGAAGCGGAATACGATGCTTACTTGATCAACATTGGTGAAGCCGATCAGTTTTCTTCAGGGTTTGTCGCGGTCAACCCAAACTCAAAAATTCCTGCTTTGGTGGATAAAAGCGGTGATAAGCCGGTCAATGTATTTGAGTCCGCGTCGATTTTGGTTCACTTGGCAGAAAAGTTTGGTCAGTTCTTGCCAACTTCTGGCGCTGCGCGTACTCAGGCGTTTAACTGGCTGTTTTGGGCTCAAGGCTCTGCCCCATTCTTGGGTGGCGGTTTTGGCCATTTTTATGCGTATGCCGATGAAAAACAAGAGTACCCTATTAACCGTTTTGCGATGGAAGCCAAGCGTCAACTAGACGTGTTAGACAAACAATTGGCGAATAACACGTATGTGTCCGGTGAAGAGTACACCATTGCCGATATGGCGATTTGGCCCTGGTATGGCAACTTGGTGATCAATAACTCGTATGATGCGGCTGAGTTTTTACAAGTTCACACTTACACCAATGTGGTTCGTTGGGCGACCATGATTGCACAGCGCGAAGCGGTGCAACGCGGCCGTATTGTTAACCGTGCTATGGGAGAAGAGTGGGAAAAACTCAGCGAGCGTCACTGTGCTGCTGATATTGATAACGTCCTCGCTTTAAAACCCTAA